The Haliotis asinina isolate JCU_RB_2024 chromosome 16, JCU_Hal_asi_v2, whole genome shotgun sequence DNA segment CTCTTGCGCAGAAAGTTATTTTCGTATGAATGTCTACCACTGTCTACTGATCCAAAACAGGTCAACTCAGTCATCCCTAATTTTAAGCGATGTGtactggcgtctcctattctcgtggtacttacggatatcggctgaaaaaataatataaacggttcttttcgtatgtatgcttgttgtttttaaatgaagagattccctctgcatctatcaactgcttgatccatcaggtgtacTATTGCacttgagctcgatgaaaaactTGGTTGTCCGCTGCTGACTTTACAAGGCGTCTCCCACTCTCGCAGCATAACAAGAAAGTAACGTGATTAGGGGTAAGGAAGGGAAAATGTTGCGATTTTTCCAATTTGGTTTAcgaatattcgttacattgcaaaattctgataattcacagacttagGCCACTTCCAAGTTACCGgccaatgatgtaaacaactgcTAAGTATCATGCATCGGCGATATcgacagaaaatgtgtttaccgcaAAAATAGGAGACGACCCTATATTACTTACTGTGCTTAGTTCTAATATGCTTCATGAATCCTTGGTAAGGCATGCATATTATGGTGTTATTGTAGCAGGGAACAGTTATTGTTCATATTTCATGAGCAAAGGTTAAGTGCATGCTGTACTTTTTTGAACGGTCAATCCTAAATAAAATCAGGCATGGTGTTTATGTTTCAGACACAGAAATTGACTGGATTGCGTACATGCAGGAAGTTGGAGGTGTCTTGAATGGCACATATGACTACATGAAGCTGAAAGGGGACACAGGACCACTTGTGTAATTATGCTGATACAAAACATGATATAcctgtgtgtttttttatttcagtgaTGGGAAAGATGGGGTGGAGGGTGGCTCAAATATTAAGTGTGGGTGCAAAGCGATCTACTACACCAATAATTAACAATAACAAGATACAAAGTATATCAAGGATTTAATCAAATAATAGCTTTGTCTGATGAAACCTGTTGACCAAGCACAAAATGCAACAAGAATTGTAAAGAAATTGTGGTACTGCAGGGTCCAATTGATATAAATTCTAacctacacatacacatttTGAAAGAGTGAACAAGTTTTCATTCAGTAAATAGCGAAAAGCTCGGGATATTAGGTCAGGTATTTTTTATGTTACAGATACCCAGCAGGGTTTGTATACATCTACAGCTTGTTCTACCATGTGACTGAGAAGGGCACTGACCTCAAAACTGGACAGTACATCTTCGCTGCCTTATATATGCTGACACtacttgttgtctttgatatctACAGACACACAAGAAAGGTCAGTTGCAGTAATAATGTATTTCCCATTTATCACCCTGCTCCTCTCCAATGAGCAAGAAACTTGCATGGTATTTATAAAGAAATGTTTACAACAGACGAACTTgtagtctctgaatgtatatgATTCtaatagaaacaaatatttcaatttattgAACACACAACTTTATCGtgtttatggattacaacttcttgttcatTATGTCGAGTgatgtttcgatgtagattcctACATCCAAATGGTATCTACAACCAAATGGTGAGAATCTTATAaacatggtatgttgtgacaaacacaacatatgtcatatttgggatttcactttctttgtaaagtacaaattctagtactctttCGGTAGAGTCCCATCCGGGACTGTTTGACCCATCCACGATGGCTGAGCGGGcaaggcggctgactttgtgtgctggtgattaggtgcctgactctgaggctGCGatttcgaatcccggatgggactcaactgaaaaaagtactagaatttgtactttactaagaaagtgaaatcccaaatatggcatatgttgcatttgaccactttctaaatggcactgtgtaatcatTGTGACAAACAGCTTATTAACACTGAACAACAGCATTGAAATAGCTCTCATATTTGACTCTCCAACTTCTGCTTAAACAATGTCCTTTCAAATTTAGAAGGAAGTCCCGTAAGACAGGAGATTTCAGAACATAaggaaatttagacttgcttcatttatagtttggcatgaatgCATATGGactcattttttttgtaaactGACTTTCCTGACACCACACTGccgctgttacaggtcattggctccctccctctgcaagcagtctgtgttctgctgttcattttgttgaccgttacatagacagattctttcatacaaatgcttAACGTGGGTGATTTACAATGTTAGGTTTTCTGACAAAACATtcacttgcaaagtttgagattgATTGAATCATTGaatgaagagttatttacaataaaaacgggtccacatgcatttcatgccaaactataggGTTTCATCATTGCAAAAAGGACTAGGTGGGAAGGGGATGCAGGGCATAAGATTATTCCACTGCTTGTGTCAAGTTTTGTCTTCCAGGTGCCtccatacatgtatgtgttcatGTGCTGCACATCGTACAGGATACACTCTATCTTCATCCTGCGACTTTTCAATGATCCGGTTGCCATGCTGTTGTTATACGTTGCTGTGGCCCTCTTCCTTCGTGATCACTGGATGCTGGGCTGCTTCTTTTACAGGTGAGGACAACTAACGGGAGTAggtggcttgctgacttggttgagacatttTATTGTATCCCAGTCGCGTAGATCGACgatcatgctgttgttcactggactgTCAAGTCAAGACTCGGTTATTAACAGAATGATGTCATATAGCTAAATACTgcagagtgcagtgttaaacaagcaACAGATGTTATCAGATTCTCTTTCATCTGCACTTTATGTGATATTTGAATTCTTTTTCAATGTCCAAGATGACACAGTTATTTTCCTTTAAAATTACAAAGATCCTAATACCAGATTTGTTTAGCTGTGTTCCCATCTTtggttttgcatgtgttttcaCAGCCTTGGTGTGTCTGTAAAGATGAATCTGTTGCTGTTTGCGCCAGCTGTCTTCTTGCTGCTCATGGTCCGACATGGAACGCTGGGTACTATTCTTCGTCTCGCTATATGTGCTGTCACTCAGGTACGTCTGTATCTGGTTTGTATGTTAACACCTGAATCTTTTGCTGTGTTAACACCTGTTTCTCAGGTTAGTGTTAAGAACTGTTTCTTAAACCGTGTTAATAGCTGCGTTACAACAATGTTCATATCTGCTTTCTGTATATTGATAACATCCGGATTGTGCACAATGATAGCTCCTTGTTTTGGAACAGTAATAACTGGTTCGTATACATTGTTTTTACAGCTGGTTTATATGATAACATCTGGCTTGTGTGTAATCTGTATACATGGTTTCAGTTAGATGATAATGCCTCGTTTCTATACTGAACGGCAAAAGAAAGGCAACTCTGTTTTATCGCTAAATGTTCAAACAAAAAACCTTGTCAATCATTGAATGTATAGCATCAAACAAACATGGTGGATCAGGGTGCAGTGAATTACAAATACACCAAGTTCTTATAATCTGTTTCAGCTGTTACTTGGCTTCCCATTTCTGAAGGAGAATCCAGTCGGATATATAAGCAGAGCATTTGATCTGGGCAGACAGTTTTTCTTCAAATGGACAGTAAACTGGAGGTTTCTCCCAGAAGAAATATTTCTGAACCGAAATTTTCATGTGGCGCTGTTGGCTGCCCATGTGATACTGTTGCTGGTGTTCTTCCTTGTTAAGTGGAGAAAGTGAGTGAAATAGTACCAGTGACCATTGATGTAATTGATATGCTTTGTCTGATATCTCAGGCCTGATGGAACAAGTGAAGATCCctgctagaattggtcttcagtaacccatgcttggcgcaagaggcaactaacaggattgtgtggtcagtttgactgacgtggttgacaaatgtcttcgtatcccagttgcgaagatcgatgttcattctgttgatcactggatcgtctggtccagacttgattattttacaggcaacggccatatagctggaatattgctatgtgcaGTGTTaaataaccaaccaaccacatATTTAGGGAGATTGTTAAAATGTTTTGCTTTCTTTTTCAGGCTATTCCCAAGTACTGTATTCGGCTTCTTCATGAAAAATAGGACAAGAAATTTTTCTGCAGATCATATCCTTTTGCCCTGTTGATGCTCAGTATGCTTACATTTATGGTGGTACAGGTCCCATCTGAATGGACAgtaaagagttacctcccttagacaTATCACAAACCTGTCACCATGGAGTAGAACCCAGACTTTCCCTGCTTGCTTCTATACATGCTTTAAACAGCTGAACCTTAATTTAATTTAGATTTTCTTCTAACATCAGTTGGAGTGGTGCCTAATGATTAGAGTgtctgctcatcacactgaagacatgtgtttgattccccacatggttgcaaagtgtgaagcacatttctggagTTGCtcagctgtgatactgctggattattgctaaaattggcatcaaaccattctcactcactccaacatcAGTCTATGACATAATTATTGTAACAAGTGAGGCAAAACTGACTTTCCCACTCTCTAACATCAGTAGTTTTCACTGACCATCTTCTAAAGCTGGAAGTTTGGAGCTCTACAAATCCATATCAttatgattatgtattgttatttttcCCTTAACTGTGTCCACAGATTTTATTGCCCCTTTTCACAGCTAACTTCATAGGCGTGAGTTTTAGTCGCTCCCTCCACTATCAGTTTTATGTGTGGTACTTCCATACTCTACACTACCTTCTGTGTTCTACATCATTACCAGGTGTCGTACGGTAAGTCTTTGGGACTGTTGGTGATTGGTAGTTTAGTCTTAGAgatcattcataatttatgtatattgtcCTCACAAAGATGACATAAAGATCTGTATGCATTTATAAATCTTCATTCCTCTTGTTGACAATGTTATAATAAATCACTATGAATAGCGTTGAAAGTACTATGCATACTTATAGCCATACAAACCCTGGAGTATGGGCAATGTTGAACATATGCTTTCACATGGAGCAGATGACTAGAAGGGAGGTCACTCTAACATGAGGTGTAATTAGTGAACTTAACATAAAGTGAATGAAGCCCTCATAAAGGATAGCAATGAGACCATGATGGGGAGCTACAGCCACGTCAGAATGGAACACAAAGGCATATAATTAATAGATGCAAAATAACTAAGTGACCCTCAGTGGGGCACCACATATGGCTAGGGGGATTGTGATGACTTTTATGGAGAAGCaagtacaatgtgaatgactccCTCTAAAATTTATGTTAAAAGCAAGTGACCCCACCTGCATGTACAATATTAGTGTCCCTTCCCTCCCTCACAACCTCccataattttgaaatattttcatatgcAAAATTTCTGACCATCCGTAGTTTATAAGTACAAAACTGATGGCCCCACCACCTCCCTAAAATGTGTGAACCCCTCCTTAAAATCATTTTCACTCCCACAGGTCATAAATATGGACATGCATGGTCCCACTGAGTGGTCCTCATTTATTCACTACATGGGTTTAATGTCTGTggacaatttctggtgttccccaccatgatgatgctggaatattgctaaatgcaatatataataaaactctctcactcttttCATCTTGTTTTGCATTCGTTTAAAACACGTTTAAATTTCGTTTGAGTTCTTTAAACTCATTTCTATCTGCAGGATCTTGGTGCTTGGTCTGATTGAGCTGTGTTGGAACACCTACCCCTCCACAGTTCTGAGCAGCGCCACCTTGC contains these protein-coding regions:
- the LOC137268103 gene encoding dol-P-Man:Man(5)GlcNAc(2)-PP-Dol alpha-1,3-mannosyltransferase-like isoform X2; translated protein: MAASTAKKEGSMFSIKYFKRFIFDPDSSWLIMILLLLAEVAVNFVVINKIRYTEIDWIAYMQEVGGVLNGTYDYMKLKGDTGPLVYPAGFVYIYSLFYHVTEKGTDLKTGQYIFAALYMLTLLVVFDIYRHTRKVPPYMYVFMCCTSYRIHSIFILRLFNDPVAMLLLYVAVALFLRDHWMLGCFFYSLGVSVKMNLLLFAPAVFLLLMVRHGTLGTILRLAICAVTQLLLGFPFLKENPVGYISRAFDLGRQFFFKWTVNWRFLPEEIFLNRNFHVALLAAHVILLLVFFLVKWRKLFPSTVFGFFMKNRTRNFLCPQILLPLFTANFIGVSFSRSLHYQFYVWYFHTLHYLLCSTSLPGVVRILVLGLIELCWNTYPSTVLSSATLHCCHAVVLCGLLLNSCSDKKTE
- the LOC137268103 gene encoding dol-P-Man:Man(5)GlcNAc(2)-PP-Dol alpha-1,3-mannosyltransferase-like isoform X1, with amino-acid sequence MAASTAKKEGSMFSIKYFKRFIFDPDSSWLIMILLLLAEVAVNFVVINKIRYTEIDWIAYMQEVGGVLNGTYDYMKLKGDTGPLVYPAGFVYIYSLFYHVTEKGTDLKTGQYIFAALYMLTLLVVFDIYRHTRKVPPYMYVFMCCTSYRIHSIFILRLFNDPVAMLLLYVAVALFLRDHWMLGCFFYSLGVSVKMNLLLFAPAVFLLLMVRHGTLGTILRLAICAVTQLLLGFPFLKENPVGYISRAFDLGRQFFFKWTVNWRFLPEEIFLNRNFHVALLAAHVILLLVFFLVKWRKLFPSTVFGFFMKNRTRNFSADQILLPLFTANFIGVSFSRSLHYQFYVWYFHTLHYLLCSTSLPGVVRILVLGLIELCWNTYPSTVLSSATLHCCHAVVLCGLLLNSCSDKKTE